DNA sequence from the bacterium genome:
GAGCGGACGTATCCCCCGGCGTTTGGTCATGGAAATAACGGTCTTGACCTGATCGAGACTGATCTCCTTGTCGACCTTGTCCAGCATCTCCTGGAGTCCCGATTCGATGCCGTAGTAGATGCGCCGGCAGCCGGCCGCATACATCAGTTCCAGCAGATCCTTATCCACCGAGTCGATCCGCGACCGGCAGGCCCAGGTGATATCGAGTTTGCGGTCGAGTATCCCTTCGCAGATCGCCCGCGTGCGCTGCTTGATCCGGGGAAATTCATAATCGAAGATGTCGATTTCCCGCACCGAAAACCGTTCATAGCACTCCTGCATCTCGTCCAGAACGGTTTCGGGGGAACGGGGGTTGTAGGTCGTCCGCCCGGCTTCGCAGAAGGTACAGTGCATGGGACAGCCCAAACTGGTGACCATGACCGTGAAGTTCTTGCGCTCGGTGGGGAACTCGGCGTAAAGGTGATTGGGGAGCAGGTGACGGGCGGGAGCGGGAAAGTCGTCGAATACTATCTTCTGGGGGTGGGGAGTGACCACGATTTCCCCCCCCGCGTCTTTATAGGCCAGGCCCGGCACCCGGGAAAAATCGCGGTCTCCTTCCAGTTCTTCCAGCAGGGCAGGGAGGGTGAAATACGCTTGCTCCACGCAGCCGAAATCTATCTCCGGGGGGGCGATCGATTCCCGGGGATAGACCCTGAGGTTGTATCCCCCGACCATGACCGGGATCCTCCCTCCCAGCCCCGATTTAAGGTACCGGATCCATTCCAGGGTTTCCCGGAACATGTACGTGGTCATCATGAAACCCAGGATATCGGGGCGGAACGCTTGCAGTTCGGCCAGGGTTTCTTGGGGAGTCAACCCCAGGGTACGGGCGTCGATAATCGCCGCCTGGTGTCCGTGGCGTTCGGCGATGGCCGCGCACCAGGCCAGGCTCAGGGGGGGGAAGAGGCCGAAATACTTCTGCACGATTCTGAGGTTTTCTTCGTGAAGCTTATATTTGAACGGATTGAATACGAACGCAACGCGCATGGCCGTCTCCCGATTTAAGCGGAAATCCTATCAGGTTTTGAGGGAGGGGGGCAAGCGGAGCGCTTCAAGAGAAGCAGTTCCCTGAAAACGGCCCGGACGTTTCCCGCGGCGGGAAGCGCCAGGCGCCCCCGGTCGAACGCCGAGGCCCCGGCTCGGCGCGGGTAGTGGCGGACGGGAATTTCGACGGTTTTCAAACCCGCGGCGCGAGCCTGAAGAAACAGTTCCGCCTCGACGGCGCCGGTTCGGCAGGCAAAAGCCATCTGCTTCAGCGCCGCCCGGCGAACGAGCTTGAAAGAGCAGTCCACGTCCCGAACCCGGAGGCCGAAGAGCATCCGGATCAGCCGGTTATAGGACCACGCGGTCGCGATTCTCGCCGGGGGATCGCGACGGATTTCCCGGTACCCCACGACGAGATCGGCTCTCCGCGATGCTTCCAGGAACCGGGGGAGATCGTCGAGGGAGTACTGCCCGTCGCAGTCGGTGTAAAAAACCAATTCGCCGCGGGCAGCTTCCCAGCCCAGGGCCAGAGCCCGGCCGTAACCGGGATCGTCGCCGCTTTGTTCGATCAGCCTCACCCCCGGGACTCCGAGCAGGTATTCCCGGGATCCGTCGCGGGTGCGGTTATCGAGCACGACCAGGAGTTCGGGTTTCGATGCCCAGGAGTCAAGGCGGCCCAGGCACTCGGGAACGGAACGGCGCAGATTCGCCAGGTCGTTATAGGCGGGCATGAAGACGCTCAGGGAAGACACTTTCACGGTCAAAGGATAGCACCCTACGCGGGGTTCCGCGAAGCGAGAACGGCAGGTCGCTCCGAGCTCAGCGGTTGAGGATGAGGGAAGGCCGGCCCTCGATACGCGGCAGCGCCGCGGCTCCTTCCGGACCCGGTTTCAGATTGGCGCGGGTAAAGAGGAAGACGGCCAGGAGAAGGAGCGCCAGAAGAACCGTACCCAGCGTCGCGCGGACCGGAGAAAGTTCGGCCGTCCGCACCCGCGAGCGGCATCCGGCGTCCCAGCGGGTCGTGCCCTCCCGGCGAAGCCGCAGGTAGGCGGCGAACTGAGTGACGAGGGGGAGAAAGAAGAAGAAGAGGCCGTAGCCGTACAGGCCGACCAGAAGCGTGCGTTTCCAGGCGGCGCTGAAGGAGAGGAATTTCCCGTCGGCGCCGGTGACGGTGATGCCGAAGAGCCATTTCCCGGGCGTCGATCCGTAGCGCGCCAGGCAGAACGCCTCCACCGGGCTCCAGATCAAAAAGACGAGCAGCGTCCACAGCCAGAGATCGAGGCCCAGCGGGGCGGCGACGCTGTTTTCCATGCCGGCGGCCGGAACGGCGTCCCCCACCCCCGCGACCACCCCGGCCAGGGTCAGGATCGGGGCCGAAACCACGGTGGCGCAGACATTGAGGTCTATGGTCCGGGCCAGGAACCTGCGCCAGGGATGGGCGCCCGTCCCCGGAACGGGAGGGAGGGGAGGAGATGGCGGAGGAGAGGCTTTCCCCGGGGCCTTTTCGCCGGGAAAGAAGCGTTCGATCGGCATCCATTCGGGCAGCCCCTCCGCCCAGACCAAGGTCTCCCGGGAAATTTCCCCGGAGCGGTAGCGCTCCAGCAGGTATTCCCGGGAGACCGGCCCCAACCGGTTTTTCCCGTCGATCGAATAGTAACAGGTAGTCAAGGTCTTGAAATCCCCGTCGTTTTATTTTTTAAGCGTACCAGAATCATGAAATCAGCTGAAGAATGAAGAATCCGGGGGAGGAAGAGCGGGGATTAACCACAGGACACAGAGGGGGGTGGGAGCATGGAGCAGAGGGCATGGGGCATAGAGAAAGACCCACCGCTGGGGACCCGGGTTCAGGGTTCAGGGTTCAGGGTTCGGGGTTCAGGAGGAATGCCACCGCCTCGGCCCCCGGGAACTTTGCACCTGATTACTCTGATTGGGGGGAGAGAGAGGGTCAGGGTTCGGGGTTCAGGAAGAGAGTCCACAGACCTGCCTGCCGGCAGGCAGGTTTACACAGATAGGAAAAGATTTTTGGGGGAGCAGAGGGCACGGGATATTTGAGGTCATTGCGAGGAGGAGCGACGAAGCAATCTTACGAGTAGTTCCCTGAATCTGCGTAATCTCAGTTTCTCCTTTTCCCAATCCGTGTAATCTCTGTTTTAAAATCCGTGAAATCTGTGGACCTCTCTTTAATCCATGAAACCTGCCTGGTCTGTGGATTAATGAGGGGGCCGTGGCAGGGCTATTGAATCCTGTATTCTGAATTTTTTCCCTTTCAGAGTAATCAGATACAAAAAGAGTTCAGGGTAAGGGGGAGTGGTGGGGGTGGTGGGAGTCTTACGCTTTGCTCTATGCTCTATGCCCCATGCTCCCTTGTCACCCCCGCCGCGGGGCGAGGAGGGAACTCACCAGGCGCACCGGGGCCAGGCCGGCGCCGGAGAGAAAGACGGCGGTACGGGCCAGACGGCCGGGGCGGAAATAAAAAGCCTTCCAGGCCCGGCGGCAGAACCGGTCCAGTTCCTCCTCGTCCTGCCCGGGAAAAACCCTCGGGAACAGCTCGCTCCGGTCTCGCTCCAGGTATCTTTCCGCGCCGGTACCGGGAAGAGGGTTGCAGATGTGGAAGGAGGCGAGGTCGAGGGGGAGGGAGAGCGCGAGGCGCAGGGTGGCTTCACGTTCCTTGGGTTTTTCGTCGTAGGCTCCGAACATGAAAAAACCCAGGGAGAGTATCCCCGCCTTCCTGGTCCATTCCAGCGCCAGATTTTCGCGGCCGCCCGGGGGGGGTCTGCCCAGGAGCCCGAGCACCCGTTCCGAGGCGCTTTCCAGGCCGTAGTGAATGAGTCGGCAGCCGGCTTTCCCCATCAGCTCCAGCAGATCGGGGTCGACGGAATCGACGTGAGCGGTGCAGCACCAGCTCGTTTTCAGCCGGCGCTTGAGCGCTTCTTCGCAGAATGCCGCCGCGCCTTCGCGGTTGAGGCAGAAATCGAGGTCGATAAAGGCCAGTACCCGCGCTCCCGCGGCCTTGACCGCGGTTTCGGCCTCCGAGTAGATGGCTTCTCCCGTCCGGGGCCGGAAGCCGGTTCCGTACATGGCCCGGAGACAGACCGAGCAGTCTCGGGAACAGCCCCGCGATCCTTCGATCACGGCCAGGGGGCCCCCCAGGACAACATGGCGGTAGCGCTTCAACGGGGGCAGCAAGTCCCAGGCCGGAGCGGGGAGAAGGGCGATATCGGAGGAAGGAAGCGGCGGGGGAGGGAGGGGGTCACCCCGGCGGTAGATCCCGGCCGGAGCCTCATCCCCCATGGGCTCGACGGCCGCGACGATCCGATCTTCCGGTTCTCCGAGTACGAGGAAATCCGCTCCCGTCGCCTCGATTACTTCGCGAGGGAGAACGGTCCCGTGTACGCCGCAGACCCCGACGCGAAGGCCTTGGGCATGCAGCGCCTCCACCAGGGAGACAACGGGTTCCAGGGAAAGATTAGGGCACTCCCAGCGATCCAGGGGGGAGGAAGTCACCAAGGCCAGGTCGGCCCCCATCGCCGCCGAAGCGGTCTCCCTCGCCGTCAATCCCAGGACGGGAGCGTCGAGGATTGTAGCCGCGATCCCCCGATCGCGCAGCCGGGCGCCGCACCGGGCCAGGGAAAGGGGGGGCCAGAGGCGGTTGTGAATCCCGTCCCGGCCGATCCCGGATGGGTTCTCCATGCCGGGCCTGATCAAGACGACGTTCATCTTCGCAAAATCCCCCTGCCTGCCGGGGCCTTATCTGGTACTATACCATGCAGGCCCCGGATAAGAGCGAGGATACACGTGATCGAGGTCGTCCTCATAGTTTTTCTGCTGCTGGTGGCGTTGACCGCCACGGTCGCCGTCAAGGTGGGGTTTAGAGCCATCGATTACATGGCGGAAACCCGGGCCCGGTTGAAGCGCTTGGAAGAAGGGCAGGAGCGTCTGCTCGGCGGCCGCGGGGTGGAAAAGGACGGCGAGCCGGATGTCTGAAATTCTCATCCCCATGAGCCGGGGTCGGAAGTTCGGATATATCGACGAATGCGGCGAATTCGTCATCCCCCCCCGCTACAACCACGCCTTTCATTTCTACGAGGACCGGGCTCTGGTGGAGAAGCGCGTGCGGTTCAGCCGGGACCGGGTCGTCTACGGTTTCATAGATTCCCGGGGCCGGAGGGTGACCGGGTTCAAGTACCGTCAGGCTTTTTCGTTCTCCGAAGGTTTGGCTCCGGTGATCCCGGAAAGCTCCAGAAGCGATTTCTGGGGTTTCGTGGACCTCCAGGGCTCCATGGCGGTCAAACCGCGGTTCGCCATGGCCGGCGGCTTTTTTTCGGGTCTGGCCCGAGTTCAGGTCGGCCGGAAGTGGGGGTTCATCGACAAAGCCGGCAAGACCCCGATTCCCCCCGCGTTCGATTCGGCCGGAGATTTTTCCTGCGGGCTGGCCCCGGTGCGCCGCACCCATGGAGAAAAATGGGGGTATATCGATCGGGGAGGGGTTATGCGGATTCCGGCCCTGTACGACTGGGCGGAATCGTTCTGCGAGAACATCGCCCGGATCAACCGCGGGGGAAAATGGGGCTTCATCGATCTTCAGGGAGGAGTCGTTTTCCGGCCCGTCCTCGGATATGCCGGGAATTTTTCCGAAGGCATGGCGGCCATCAACATGGAGCGGACGTTCGACGAGATTTTTCATGAAATGCGGGGAGGGAAATGGGGATATATCGACAATCGGGGCCGGGGCGCGATCGACGCCAACTTCGACGAAGCCGGCCCTTTCCGGCAGGGGTTGGCCCGGGTGCAGCTGTTCGGCAAGTGGGGGTATATCGACCGGCGGGGCGAAATGGCGATCGATCCTTTGTATGAGGAGGCCACCGACTTCACCGGTCCGGTGGCCCTGGTCTGGAAGCAGGAGAGGCAGCTCCTGCTGGACAGGCAGGGGACCGAAATCGAAATTCAGGAATAAGCGGAGGGCATTCATGAGCGTACGCAAACGCTACCTGCCTTCAGGGTGGTACCCGGCTTCGCCGGAGGAGACCCGGTCTTTTCTGCGCGAACTTTCCGCCGGTCCGGAGGTTCCTCCGGAAGCGAAAAAAGCCGTGGCGGTGGTCGCGCCCCACGCCGGATGGGGGGCTTCGGGAAAAACCGCTCTGAAGACTCTGGCGCTGGTTCCGGAGACAGCCGAGACGGTCGTCGTCATCGGAGGGCACCTCGGACCCGGCGATGGAGTGCTGGCCGCCAGCGAGGACGGTTATGAAACTCCGCTGGGCCCCATCCCCGCCGACCTCGACCTTCTCGACGGGCTGGAAGGGGAGATGGCGGTAGCGGTGGATGTCTATCCCGACAACACGGTGGAAGTGCTCATGCCCATGATCCGCTATCTTCTCCCCGACGCACACGCGCTCTGGCTGCGTGTTTCTCCCGACGAATCGGCCGTACGGCTGGGCAACGCTCTCCATCGGCTCGCGGTCCGGGATAAGGCCTCCCTGGCGGTCGTCGGCTCGACCGATCTCACCCATTACGGACCGGCGTACGGTTTCGCCCCCGCCGGCAGGGGCCAAGAGGCCTATCGGTGGAGCAGCCGGGAAAA
Encoded proteins:
- a CDS encoding radical SAM protein, with product MRVAFVFNPFKYKLHEENLRIVQKYFGLFPPLSLAWCAAIAERHGHQAAIIDARTLGLTPQETLAELQAFRPDILGFMMTTYMFRETLEWIRYLKSGLGGRIPVMVGGYNLRVYPRESIAPPEIDFGCVEQAYFTLPALLEELEGDRDFSRVPGLAYKDAGGEIVVTPHPQKIVFDDFPAPARHLLPNHLYAEFPTERKNFTVMVTSLGCPMHCTFCEAGRTTYNPRSPETVLDEMQECYERFSVREIDIFDYEFPRIKQRTRAICEGILDRKLDITWACRSRIDSVDKDLLELMYAAGCRRIYYGIESGLQEMLDKVDKEISLDQVKTVISMTKRRGIRPLGFFLVGLPGETEKTVKTTVRFAKSLDLDYVQFSKLTAKPLTGMWRQMVAETGYDYWKEYILGRAEEQVLPRPWTDLSNEEIDRLTRWAYVSYHSRPSFLMRSLLQIKSWDELKRKLLAFLDMLFRQEDVSRADENFQAYAEGRPRFTSRYQKSARLPH
- a CDS encoding RDD family protein, with the translated sequence MTTCYYSIDGKNRLGPVSREYLLERYRSGEISRETLVWAEGLPEWMPIERFFPGEKAPGKASPPPSPPLPPVPGTGAHPWRRFLARTIDLNVCATVVSAPILTLAGVVAGVGDAVPAAGMENSVAAPLGLDLWLWTLLVFLIWSPVEAFCLARYGSTPGKWLFGITVTGADGKFLSFSAAWKRTLLVGLYGYGLFFFFLPLVTQFAAYLRLRREGTTRWDAGCRSRVRTAELSPVRATLGTVLLALLLLAVFLFTRANLKPGPEGAAALPRIEGRPSLILNR
- a CDS encoding radical SAM protein: MNVVLIRPGMENPSGIGRDGIHNRLWPPLSLARCGARLRDRGIAATILDAPVLGLTARETASAAMGADLALVTSSPLDRWECPNLSLEPVVSLVEALHAQGLRVGVCGVHGTVLPREVIEATGADFLVLGEPEDRIVAAVEPMGDEAPAGIYRRGDPLPPPPLPSSDIALLPAPAWDLLPPLKRYRHVVLGGPLAVIEGSRGCSRDCSVCLRAMYGTGFRPRTGEAIYSEAETAVKAAGARVLAFIDLDFCLNREGAAAFCEEALKRRLKTSWCCTAHVDSVDPDLLELMGKAGCRLIHYGLESASERVLGLLGRPPPGGRENLALEWTRKAGILSLGFFMFGAYDEKPKEREATLRLALSLPLDLASFHICNPLPGTGAERYLERDRSELFPRVFPGQDEEELDRFCRRAWKAFYFRPGRLARTAVFLSGAGLAPVRLVSSLLAPRRG
- the amrB gene encoding AmmeMemoRadiSam system protein B, with the protein product MSVRKRYLPSGWYPASPEETRSFLRELSAGPEVPPEAKKAVAVVAPHAGWGASGKTALKTLALVPETAETVVVIGGHLGPGDGVLAASEDGYETPLGPIPADLDLLDGLEGEMAVAVDVYPDNTVEVLMPMIRYLLPDAHALWLRVSPDESAVRLGNALHRLAVRDKASLAVVGSTDLTHYGPAYGFAPAGRGQEAYRWSSRENDREFIELLLEMRPEEALEHAQGRRSACSAGGAVAAMVFAKNRGVKSGTLVEYSNSFDIYPSDSFVGYAGIAYRS
- a CDS encoding WG repeat-containing protein, which translates into the protein MSEILIPMSRGRKFGYIDECGEFVIPPRYNHAFHFYEDRALVEKRVRFSRDRVVYGFIDSRGRRVTGFKYRQAFSFSEGLAPVIPESSRSDFWGFVDLQGSMAVKPRFAMAGGFFSGLARVQVGRKWGFIDKAGKTPIPPAFDSAGDFSCGLAPVRRTHGEKWGYIDRGGVMRIPALYDWAESFCENIARINRGGKWGFIDLQGGVVFRPVLGYAGNFSEGMAAINMERTFDEIFHEMRGGKWGYIDNRGRGAIDANFDEAGPFRQGLARVQLFGKWGYIDRRGEMAIDPLYEEATDFTGPVALVWKQERQLLLDRQGTEIEIQE
- a CDS encoding glycosyltransferase family 2 protein, with product MKVSSLSVFMPAYNDLANLRRSVPECLGRLDSWASKPELLVVLDNRTRDGSREYLLGVPGVRLIEQSGDDPGYGRALALGWEAARGELVFYTDCDGQYSLDDLPRFLEASRRADLVVGYREIRRDPPARIATAWSYNRLIRMLFGLRVRDVDCSFKLVRRAALKQMAFACRTGAVEAELFLQARAAGLKTVEIPVRHYPRRAGASAFDRGRLALPAAGNVRAVFRELLLLKRSACPPPSKPDRISA